The Falco biarmicus isolate bFalBia1 chromosome 1, bFalBia1.pri, whole genome shotgun sequence DNA segment TATCCTACAGAATACCAAATGAGTTAAACAGGACTTTTCCCCTTGTGAAACCCGTGTTGACCGGGCCTGAAAATTGTGTTGTTCTTTACATGCCTTTCAACAGGACCCAGCACCATCTTCTCCATCATTTTCCCAGGAGCTGAGGTTAGACTAACAGGTGCGTAGCtccctgggtcttccctcaCACCCTGCTTGTAATCTGGAGTAACACTGGCTAGCTTCCAGCCAGCAGGGACCTCCCAGACTCCCAGGGCCTTTGGCAGGGGATCAAGAGGGGTCCTGCCATAATGTCCACTAGCTCTTTCAGTACTCTGGCATGAATCCCATCAGGCCCTGTGGACTTGTGCACATTCACTGATAAAGCTGGTCCTTTATGGTTTCAGTTTTCACAAATGGATAGTCACTGCTCCCACACTTGTGGTCCAAATCACGGGGCCAGGCAGCCCAAGGTCTATCAGTATTGTTCgaggctgaggaaaaaaaaacaccattgAATGCCTCCGCCTCTTCCTCATCCCTACTAGTCAGCTCACCACCTTCGAGAAGTAGCAGTCCACTCCTACAAAGCAAGACTTTCCAAGAGCTGCTCGTCACTGCAGTATGATATTCCCAGCTGATGTCTGGGAACCTGAAATCTCCCATCGAGACAAAGGCTACCACTCCAGGAATTTCTCCTAATTGCCTGCAGAGGAACTCACTGGTGCTTACATTCTGGCTGGGTGATCAGTGGTAGACACCCACTACAACCTCCCCTTTGTTTTCCAGCCCCCTAAACCTGCAACCAGAGGCTCTCAACCACATCATCACTAATGGTAAGGGCTGTACAATCAAACCTCTCCCTTGTGTGCAGAGTGCGACCTCCAACTCGCCTGCCCTGCCTACTGCTCCTGAACAGCCTGTagccctccatcccagcactcCAGCCATGGGATGCATTCCACCAAGTGTGAACGCCTTCAGAGTCAGGACGCGCTTGCCTGTGTTCAGAGGGAAATTCATGCCTTTTCATTTGTGCCCACTGGTTCTCGTGCTGTCAGTGGTCACTGCTGAGAAAGGTCTGGCTCCCTCCCATccagcatacacacacagaggcacctTGCCCTTAAAatggaagcagagcagaaaactgcaagaagaaagggaaaaggggtCAGGGGAAGCATTCTGTTTCGGTGCTACTTGCTGACCTCAAAATGCCGCCCCGCTGCCTCTGCATCTGAGGAGGCAGCAACCTGCTACCCGCCCGCGTGCCCCAGCAAAGTGTTGCACAGACACTCACAGACAGACGGCTGGCTAAAACAAACTAATTTATTGTCATGTTTGCGTCGCAGGATTACAATAACAGGATTACAAGCAGTATCGGGATCCTCAGATGCAGTGGCATCTCCAGCTGGACCGGCGGACATTCCCCACATGCCGGTGATGCTGAGCTCCCCTCGGGCGGTGTCATGTCCGTGCCCAGCTTGCTCAGATCTGCGGCACGCACTCCCCAGGCAGTCTCTGGGGTGAGCAGATTCTCTGGGCCAGTGTCCACAGCTGTCCCTCGGGCCCCACCGTTGAGAGATGAGAAGAGATCCTCAGGGTCTCAGGTACGGGTGGAAAAGCCTGTGACCACCAGGAGatgggtgcagagctgcagacctCTGAGGTGGAAACTGTCCTGCTGGGTGTGCCTTGCCGCGTACCTGCAAAGAAGCATCTcaagagcagcacagctctccGGCCGTGGCATGCTGTTGGTGAAGCTGGCCTCCGCCTACTCAAGGCCTCCATAGGCACCTggaggcaccacaaaaattagCTCGGTGCAGATGTCAATCTCAGAGCTGCTTGTCAGATGGAACCTGCAGGACTTGAAGGAGGGCAGCAGCGTTAGATGGCAGTGGCTTGACTCAGGcaaaagcagccaggctgctttcACCAACTCTTGGACCCAGTAGGTGACTTTATCCATGTCTAGGCAGGAGCGTGTGCAGAGGGTGTAGAGGAGGAATGACTTCTGATCTCTCGGCAGCTGGACCTCAGGGTGGTGAAGCAAGCACGGTTcatctcccagcagctgctgcctcaagCACACACACTCCAGCCCCACACGGATGCTGGGCTGCCCTTCTGGCAGCTGCCCCGCGGTGTCTGGCTCCAGGGTGAAAGAGTGCCCGGGGGGTGGCCACAGGAGCACAGGCAGGCGGTAGGTGATGCTGTTCCCGTGCACACTCCAGGTTTCACAGGCACCCTCCTCCCCAGTGGCTGGGTACAGCTCTGGCAAGAAACTCCTCTTGCACAGTATCTGGCAGACCTTAAGGAGGTCACCCACCAGCTCCTTCAGGGCCTCGCACGTGTCAGGCAGCTCCTGCATTGGCGGTGGGGTGGGCACAGCCATGGAGATGCCACCGCTGAGTGCACCATGGAggtcttcctcctccctgtcatcctcctttctgtcctgctcACTGCGGCTGCCAGAGGCAAGCTTCATTTTCCTGACCAGCCAGCAGACGCTAGCGAGCAGCACCAGGGCCCCCGCAACAGTCCAAAGCGGCCACTGCTGCAACGTGGGAAGGAACGTGCCCCAGCTC contains these protein-coding regions:
- the LOC130141716 gene encoding inositol 1,4,5-trisphosphate receptor-interacting protein-like 1, with product MAAAIALILAILAMQPTQKGLHRRDMATNERMRQRKAYLDEQTTRVMQELDRSWGTFLPTLQQWPLWTVAGALVLLASVCWLVRKMKLASGSRSEQDRKEDDREEEDLHGALSGGISMAVPTPPPMQELPDTCEALKELVGDLLKVCQILCKRSFLPELYPATGEEGACETWSVHGNSITYRLPVLLWPPPGHSFTLEPDTAGQLPEGQPSIRVGLECVCLRQQLLGDEPCLLHHPEVQLPRDQKSFLLYTLCTRSCLDMDKVTYWVQELVKAAWLLLPESSHCHLTLLPSFKSCRFHLTSSSEIDICTELIFVVPPGAYGGLE